One region of Anticarsia gemmatalis isolate Benzon Research Colony breed Stoneville strain chromosome 2, ilAntGemm2 primary, whole genome shotgun sequence genomic DNA includes:
- the LOC142979377 gene encoding actin nucleation-promoting factor WAS-like isoform X2 has translation MPRGENRSSSLLSPEENEQVFSLIGPKCQSLATAVVQLFTTEDPSHSKWKKKDTGVLCLIKDNAKRSYFFRIYCLYRKSMIWEQEVYLQIEYKNPRPFLHTFEAEEYMAAFNFANESEANILRDILLQKIELRKNRREERRKRTTGAARSSYGGAARHNGALPPPPREPAPAPLPAPAPLPAPLPPPALPPQPLPLPPKANNNTLGHTLKNNKKPKKRGITKADIGSPQDFIHVAHVGWDANKGFDLDKAPNSDELRSFFTKAGVSDTQLQDQETREFIYEFIEMNGGFDAVTEELRNVAGPRPALPPAPSTAAPAAPAPPVPTRSPAPPHPPAPPSRAPPPPPARAVPPPPAHRTAPPRPAQPISSGPPSVPPPPPPGSAPPPPPPAVPAGAPPPPPPPPAPPAPPPAPAAPPAPPAFDAAPAPGLDPRAQLMESIRSGKALKPVEAAPKVAAAEDGRSNLLSEIRQGIELRPVSRSDSSSGGSRRAGAVRGCGLAEALQRALEERSRAIHSSDDDDDATTSDGEWDD, from the exons ATGCCAAGGGGAGAGAACAGGTCGAGCAGCTTGTTGTCTCCGGAGGAGAACGAACAGGTGTTCAGTTTAATTGGACCGAAATGCCAG AGTCTGGCAACAGCAGTAGTCCAACTATTCACGACGGAAGATCCTTCGCACTCAAAATGGAAGAAGAAAGACACAGGGGTGCTCTGCCTCATCAAAGACAACGCAAAAAGATCATACTTCTTCAGAATATACTGTCTGTACCGCAAGTCTATGATATGGGAGCAAGAAGTCTACCTCCAGATCGAATACAAGAACCCGAGACCGTTCTTGCACACGTTTGAAGCTGAG gaGTACATGGCCGCATTCAATTTCGCAAATGAAAGTGAAGCGAACATCCTCAGGGATATTCTTCTTCAGAAGATCGAACTCAGGAAAAATAGACGAGAag AGCGTCGCAAGCGCACGACGGGCGCGGCGCGCAGCAGTtacggcggcgcggcgcggcacaACGGCgcgctgccgccgccgccgcgcgagcccgcgcccgcgccgctccccgcgcccgcgcccctCCCCGCCCCGCTCCCGCCGCCGGCCCTGCCGCCGCAGCCGCTCCCGCTGCCGCCCAAGGCGAACAACAACACGCTAG GACACACGTTGAAGAACAACAAGAAGCCGAAGAAACGTGGAATCACTAAAGCTGACATCGGCAGTCCACAAGACTTCATACACGTGGCGCACGTCGGTTGGGATGCTAACAAAG GTTTCGACCTGGACAAGGCGCCGAACTCGGACGAGCTCCGGTCGTTCTTCACGAAGGCCGGGGTGTCGGACACGCAGCTGCAGGACCAGGAGACGCGCGAGTTTATATACGAGTTCATTGAGATGAACGGCGGCTTTGATGCCGTCACTGAAGAGTTACGTAATG TAGCAGGTCCGCGGCCGGCGCTCCCCCCGGCGCCCAGCacggccgcgcccgccgcccccGCGCCGCCCGTGCCCACGCGCAGCCCCGCGCCGCCGCACCCGCCCGCACCAC CGTCCCGCGCCCCGCCCccgccgcccgcccgcgccgTGCCCCCGCCCCCCGCGCATCGGACTGCACCGCCGCGCCCTGCACAac CGATATCATCGGGTCCGCCGTCCGTcccgccgccgcccccgcccgGCTCGGCGCCGCCTCCCCCGCCGCCCGCGGTGCCGGCGGGCGCGCCCCCTCCCCCTCCTCCGCCGCCCGCTCCCCCCGCGCCGCCCCCCGCCCCCGCAGCGCCCCCCGCCCCTCCCGCATTCgacgccgcgcccgcgcccggaCTTGACCCCAGAGCGCAGCTCATGGAGAGTATACGTAGCGGCAAGGCTTTGAAG CCGGTGGAAGCCGCTCCCAAGGTGGCGGCAGCAGAAGACGGCAGGAGTAATCTGCTCAGTGAGATCAGACAAGGCATCGAATTACGACcg GTGTCCCGCTCGGACAGCAGCAGCGGCGGGTCGCGGCGCGCGGGCGCGGTGCGCGGCTGCGGGCTGGCCGAGGCGCTGCAGCGCGCGCTGGAGGAACGCTCGCGCGCCATACACTCctccgacgacgacgacgacgccACCACCAGCGACGGCGAGTGGGACGACTGA
- the LOC142979377 gene encoding actin nucleation-promoting factor WAS-like isoform X1, protein MPRGENRSSSLLSPEENEQVFSLIGPKCQSLATAVVQLFTTEDPSHSKWKKKDTGVLCLIKDNAKRSYFFRIYCLYRKSMIWEQEVYLQIEYKNPRPFLHTFEAEEYMAAFNFANESEANILRDILLQKIELRKNRREERRKRTTGAARSSYGGAARHNGALPPPPREPAPAPLPAPAPLPAPLPPPALPPQPLPLPPKANNNTLGRHTLKNNKKPKKRGITKADIGSPQDFIHVAHVGWDANKGFDLDKAPNSDELRSFFTKAGVSDTQLQDQETREFIYEFIEMNGGFDAVTEELRNVAGPRPALPPAPSTAAPAAPAPPVPTRSPAPPHPPAPPSRAPPPPPARAVPPPPAHRTAPPRPAQPISSGPPSVPPPPPPGSAPPPPPPAVPAGAPPPPPPPPAPPAPPPAPAAPPAPPAFDAAPAPGLDPRAQLMESIRSGKALKPVEAAPKVAAAEDGRSNLLSEIRQGIELRPVSRSDSSSGGSRRAGAVRGCGLAEALQRALEERSRAIHSSDDDDDATTSDGEWDD, encoded by the exons ATGCCAAGGGGAGAGAACAGGTCGAGCAGCTTGTTGTCTCCGGAGGAGAACGAACAGGTGTTCAGTTTAATTGGACCGAAATGCCAG AGTCTGGCAACAGCAGTAGTCCAACTATTCACGACGGAAGATCCTTCGCACTCAAAATGGAAGAAGAAAGACACAGGGGTGCTCTGCCTCATCAAAGACAACGCAAAAAGATCATACTTCTTCAGAATATACTGTCTGTACCGCAAGTCTATGATATGGGAGCAAGAAGTCTACCTCCAGATCGAATACAAGAACCCGAGACCGTTCTTGCACACGTTTGAAGCTGAG gaGTACATGGCCGCATTCAATTTCGCAAATGAAAGTGAAGCGAACATCCTCAGGGATATTCTTCTTCAGAAGATCGAACTCAGGAAAAATAGACGAGAag AGCGTCGCAAGCGCACGACGGGCGCGGCGCGCAGCAGTtacggcggcgcggcgcggcacaACGGCgcgctgccgccgccgccgcgcgagcccgcgcccgcgccgctccccgcgcccgcgcccctCCCCGCCCCGCTCCCGCCGCCGGCCCTGCCGCCGCAGCCGCTCCCGCTGCCGCCCAAGGCGAACAACAACACGCTAGGTA GACACACGTTGAAGAACAACAAGAAGCCGAAGAAACGTGGAATCACTAAAGCTGACATCGGCAGTCCACAAGACTTCATACACGTGGCGCACGTCGGTTGGGATGCTAACAAAG GTTTCGACCTGGACAAGGCGCCGAACTCGGACGAGCTCCGGTCGTTCTTCACGAAGGCCGGGGTGTCGGACACGCAGCTGCAGGACCAGGAGACGCGCGAGTTTATATACGAGTTCATTGAGATGAACGGCGGCTTTGATGCCGTCACTGAAGAGTTACGTAATG TAGCAGGTCCGCGGCCGGCGCTCCCCCCGGCGCCCAGCacggccgcgcccgccgcccccGCGCCGCCCGTGCCCACGCGCAGCCCCGCGCCGCCGCACCCGCCCGCACCAC CGTCCCGCGCCCCGCCCccgccgcccgcccgcgccgTGCCCCCGCCCCCCGCGCATCGGACTGCACCGCCGCGCCCTGCACAac CGATATCATCGGGTCCGCCGTCCGTcccgccgccgcccccgcccgGCTCGGCGCCGCCTCCCCCGCCGCCCGCGGTGCCGGCGGGCGCGCCCCCTCCCCCTCCTCCGCCGCCCGCTCCCCCCGCGCCGCCCCCCGCCCCCGCAGCGCCCCCCGCCCCTCCCGCATTCgacgccgcgcccgcgcccggaCTTGACCCCAGAGCGCAGCTCATGGAGAGTATACGTAGCGGCAAGGCTTTGAAG CCGGTGGAAGCCGCTCCCAAGGTGGCGGCAGCAGAAGACGGCAGGAGTAATCTGCTCAGTGAGATCAGACAAGGCATCGAATTACGACcg GTGTCCCGCTCGGACAGCAGCAGCGGCGGGTCGCGGCGCGCGGGCGCGGTGCGCGGCTGCGGGCTGGCCGAGGCGCTGCAGCGCGCGCTGGAGGAACGCTCGCGCGCCATACACTCctccgacgacgacgacgacgccACCACCAGCGACGGCGAGTGGGACGACTGA